Proteins found in one Arthrobacter sp. U41 genomic segment:
- a CDS encoding N-acetyltransferase, translated as MTAEKDLHTLLATMHPETREGEFVYVLWPHGRPLAGTIAAAVREAEGLAVVLPRAEADSLGLGYDFVGAWITLKVHSPLEAMGLTAAVSAALAEAKISCNVLAGFHHDHLLVPVADADRALEVLHELVEAHGEHKPAPELVLRSEQPADRPAILALTAAAFAVSPATGLPVEGEPEEVRLMAALFDCEDYLPEFSIAAELDGEIVGHVISTRGRVGELELLGLGPIGVVPRLQRHGIGSALMKETIARANAAGERGIALLGDPEYYSRFGFVTSTSLGVEAPDPAWGVNFQLLPLAVWPGGVSGTFHYAKPFDSAQSAA; from the coding sequence ATGACCGCTGAAAAGGACCTCCACACCCTGCTGGCCACCATGCACCCGGAAACCCGCGAGGGCGAGTTCGTCTATGTCCTGTGGCCGCACGGCCGGCCCCTCGCCGGGACCATCGCTGCCGCCGTCCGCGAAGCCGAGGGCCTCGCCGTCGTGCTGCCGCGGGCCGAAGCCGACAGCCTCGGACTGGGCTACGACTTCGTCGGCGCCTGGATCACCCTCAAGGTGCACTCACCGCTCGAAGCCATGGGCCTGACCGCCGCGGTCAGTGCCGCCCTGGCCGAGGCCAAAATCAGCTGCAACGTCCTCGCCGGCTTCCACCATGACCACCTCCTGGTCCCCGTGGCGGACGCTGACCGGGCGCTCGAGGTGCTGCACGAACTGGTCGAAGCACACGGGGAACACAAACCCGCGCCGGAGCTCGTGCTGCGCAGCGAACAGCCGGCGGACCGGCCGGCCATCCTCGCCCTCACCGCCGCGGCCTTTGCCGTCTCCCCGGCCACCGGGCTGCCCGTCGAAGGCGAGCCCGAGGAAGTCCGGCTCATGGCTGCGCTCTTCGACTGCGAGGACTACCTGCCGGAATTCAGCATCGCCGCGGAGCTCGACGGCGAGATCGTCGGGCACGTGATCAGCACCCGCGGCCGGGTGGGGGAGCTGGAGCTCCTGGGCCTCGGCCCCATCGGCGTGGTGCCGCGCCTGCAGCGGCACGGCATCGGCAGCGCGCTGATGAAGGAAACGATTGCCCGGGCCAACGCCGCGGGGGAGCGCGGCATCGCGCTGCTGGGGGACCCGGAGTACTACTCCCGGTTCGGCTTCGTGACGTCCACGTCCCTCGGCGTCGAGGCCCCCGACCCGGCCTGGGGTGTGAACTTCCAGCTGCTTCCACTCGCCGTCTGGCCGGGCGGCGTGAGCGGAACATTCCACTACGCCAAGCCGTTTGACAGCGCCCAGTCCGCGGCCTGA
- a CDS encoding ABC transporter substrate-binding protein, giving the protein MTSLPQVAPRVAKLTALSIGVALLATACGGASTPTSTSGSATANAAGIACPAPSAGAGAGTSAATNTGPIPASATTTDTALKIGSLLPTTGSLAFLGPPEIAGVNLGIKEINDAGGVLGKPVEVIHRDSGDTKTDIATQSTTALLGQGVSAIIGAASSGVSKTVINQITGAGVIQFSPANTSPDFTDWDDKGLYWRTAPSDVLQGKVLGNYMATCGAQTVGMIVLNDAYGTGLAKNVKAAFEAAGGQIVAEELFNEGDSQFSSQVDKVIAAKPDAIALITFDQAKSIVPLMTGKGVKATQMFLVDGNMSDYSKDFQAGTLKGAQGTIPGTFAKDDFKKKLLAIDPALKDFSYAGESYDAVNLIALASEAAKSTKGVDVAAQLKAVSESGEKCSDFPSCVTLLRNGKDIDYDGQSGPVTFSEAGDPTEAYVGIYEFQDDNTYKASKEEFGKL; this is encoded by the coding sequence ATGACTTCACTCCCCCAGGTGGCACCCCGCGTCGCTAAGCTAACCGCGCTTAGCATCGGCGTCGCCCTTCTGGCTACGGCTTGTGGTGGCGCGTCCACCCCGACGTCGACGTCCGGATCCGCCACGGCCAACGCCGCCGGCATCGCGTGCCCGGCGCCGAGCGCCGGAGCAGGCGCCGGCACATCGGCCGCGACGAACACCGGCCCGATCCCGGCGTCCGCCACAACCACTGACACCGCGCTGAAGATCGGCTCGCTGCTGCCGACCACCGGCTCGCTGGCCTTCCTCGGCCCGCCCGAAATCGCGGGTGTCAACCTTGGCATCAAGGAAATCAACGACGCCGGCGGCGTGCTGGGCAAGCCGGTGGAGGTCATCCACCGCGACTCCGGCGACACCAAGACCGACATTGCCACGCAGTCCACCACGGCACTGCTGGGCCAGGGCGTCAGCGCCATCATCGGTGCCGCATCCTCCGGCGTTTCCAAGACCGTGATCAACCAGATCACCGGCGCCGGGGTCATCCAGTTCTCCCCGGCCAACACCTCGCCGGACTTCACCGACTGGGACGACAAGGGCCTCTACTGGCGCACCGCCCCCTCGGATGTGCTGCAGGGCAAGGTCCTCGGCAACTACATGGCCACCTGTGGCGCCCAGACCGTCGGCATGATCGTGCTTAACGACGCGTACGGAACCGGCCTTGCGAAGAACGTGAAGGCTGCGTTTGAGGCAGCAGGCGGACAGATCGTTGCGGAGGAACTCTTCAACGAAGGCGATTCCCAGTTCAGCAGCCAGGTTGACAAGGTCATCGCCGCGAAGCCGGATGCCATCGCCCTGATCACCTTCGACCAGGCCAAGAGCATCGTTCCGCTGATGACGGGCAAGGGTGTCAAGGCCACCCAGATGTTCCTTGTCGACGGCAACATGTCCGACTACAGCAAGGACTTCCAGGCCGGCACCCTGAAGGGCGCCCAGGGCACCATCCCGGGCACCTTCGCCAAGGATGACTTCAAGAAGAAGCTCCTGGCCATCGATCCCGCGCTGAAGGATTTCAGCTACGCGGGTGAGTCCTACGACGCCGTGAACCTGATCGCCCTGGCATCCGAAGCCGCCAAGAGCACCAAGGGCGTCGACGTCGCCGCGCAGCTCAAGGCGGTCTCCGAATCCGGCGAAAAGTGCAGCGACTTCCCCTCCTGCGTCACCCTGCTCCGCAACGGCAAGGACATCGACTACGACGGCCAGTCCGGCCCCGTAACGTTCTCCGAAGCCGGCGATCCGACCGAAGCCTACGTTGGCATCTACGAGTTCCAGGATGACAACACCTACAAGGCATCCAAGGAAGAGTTCGGCAAGCTCTAA